One window of the Zea mays cultivar B73 chromosome 3, Zm-B73-REFERENCE-NAM-5.0, whole genome shotgun sequence genome contains the following:
- the LOC100193234 gene encoding Myb-related protein 330-like → MGRSPCCEKAHTNKGAWTKEEDQRLIAYIRAHGEGSWRSLPKAAGLLRCGKSCRLRWMNYLRPDLKRGNFTGDDDELIIKLHALLGNKWSLIAGQLPGRTDNEIKNYWNTHIKRKLLSRGIDPQTHRPLSGGAGSALTTTSSTAGFPSPAPASRPTPTPPPAVVVPPNAIFARPAPSEDGHSSSGASTDAPRCPDLNLDLDLSVGPPPKTPAATPASQQRRRTTICLCYHLGVRGGEACSCETASSLAGFRFLRPLEEGQYI, encoded by the exons aTGGGGAGGTCTCCGTGCTGCGAGAAGGCACACACGAACAAGGGCGCCTGGACCAAGGAGGAGGACCAGCGCCTGATCGCCTACATCAGGGCGCACGGCGAGGGGAGCTGGCGCTCGCTGCCCAAGGCCGCGGGACTCCTCCGCTGCGGCAAGAGCTGCAGGCTCCGCTGGATGAACTACCTCCGCCCGGACCTCAAGCGCGGCAACTTCACCGGCGACGACGACGAGCTCATCATCAAGCTCCACGCCCTGCTCGGCAACAA GTGGTCGCTCATCGCGGGGCAGCTGCCCGGCCGGACGGACAACGAGATCAAGAACTACTGGAACACGCACATCAAGCGCAAGCTGCTCAGCCGCGGCATCGACCCGCAGACGCACCGCCCGCTCAGCGGCGGCGCGGGCAGCGCGCTCACCACCACGTCCAGCACCGCCGGCTTCCCGTCCCCCGCGCCGGCGTCCAGGCCCACGCCCACGCCCCCGCCCGCCGTCGTCGTCCCGCCCAATGCGATCTTCGCGCGCCCGGCGCCGTCGGAGGACGGCCACAGCAGCAGCGGCGCGAGCACGGACGCGCCGCGCTGCCCCGACCTCAACCTGGACCTGGACCTGTCCGTGGGCCCGCCGCCCAAGACGCCGGCGGCCACGCCCGCGTCGCAGCAGCGGCGGCGGACGACCATCTGCCTGTGCTACCACCTCGGTGTCCGCGGCGGCGAGGCCTGCAGCTGCGAGACCGCGTCGTCGCTGGCGGGCTTCCGGTTTCTCCGGCCGCTGGAGGAGGGCCAGTACATATAG